The sequence ttgtctccagAAGCTGACTTGCAACTTGTTCCAGCAGTCCACTGATCCTGGTTCcaactttttgaaccattcctcagcGGAACCGCTTAATGTTAGCGGAAAGCATAGACATTTGGCATCGTTGCTGACCCTCATAACTATCATTACCCGGTTGAAACTGGATAAATGATCGCTGGGGTCCGAGTCTCCAGTATACGCTACCATCTCGGGCATGTTAAAATTCTTGAGGAGCTCTGCCTCCAATATGTTCCGGGCGCATGGCTCTTGATCCTCGCAATCGGAATTTGAGTCGTCCCCTTTTTGCCTCCAAGAGATCCGAGCAATGTCTTTGCATAGTGTTGCTAACTCTGCCAAAATTCCTTCATTTAGTGTCCCCGCGGAGACCACTGCTACATGTTTCTTCTTGTCTAGGTGATCTCGTAGATCACCGTGTTTTTCGTTGATTTTTTATCTTAACTCAACGGGAGGGTACCTCCGGTTTCTCCTTCCTCTCTTCCGAGGCTCTTGGTGCACAGATACGCTCTTTCGGTCGTCttgatcctgagggccaagactcgcTTTTGGGAGCTTACCCCTCTGCGGgcctttccctttcgggaaatctgagcggacctttcgcagatcctgcacctttttctttctcatGAGGATGGAAGTGGGGTTCTTCCCCTGGTTTTCTTCGAAAGGGTACCGTATAGGGCTTGGTTCCCTggtacagttttttttttctttttcttttttatggcTTGGATGAAATTTAcattctttttttctctctttctttcttaaacTGAATAATCATCTATTAactttgaagaagaagatgaagaagaagaagaggaattgAAAACTCAGAAATGAAtgaagtgagagagagagagagagcacatttatttaatttaataataaaaataaaaagagaaaaaaaaatattttagtagagattgtattgtattgtagtGTAGAGTTAAAAagaattagtcaattaatatttataaaaagaattaaaaataaaaaattagataaaactattttaagtgattttaaagtgttattttattaatttaaatgggATATCTAAGGAGAAATAGAAGGAGTTATATTTTGAGTGATTTTAGAGCGCTATGTCACCACCTCATACTTCTCTTATAtaattgtataaaaaaaaatacaaaattaatac is a genomic window of Cannabis sativa cultivar Pink pepper isolate KNU-18-1 chromosome 9, ASM2916894v1, whole genome shotgun sequence containing:
- the LOC133031365 gene encoding uncharacterized protein LOC133031365, with the protein product MVAYTGDSDPSDHLSSFNRVMIVMRVSNDAKCLCFPLTLSGSAEEWFKKLEPGSVDCWNKLQVSFWRQFVAARKINLEVTALTNIKQQPAETLKNFIKRFKEEASKTKKVDDGQQLALLQAGIRMGTPFWNELQ